Below is a genomic region from Primulina eburnea isolate SZY01 chromosome 9, ASM2296580v1, whole genome shotgun sequence.
CACTTTTTCCTCTCTTAATCATGTGAACCTCTACACGCGCTCTTTTCCCCTCCTCCCTCACTATCCCCTCATAACATCGACGCGCGGCTCTCTGACCCCCGCATAAAACTCCAACCTCCTTCCCCACAGGAAACTTCAACTTCTGATGATACGTGGACACTACAGCTCTGAATTCCTTTAGGGCTGGTCGCCCCAGAATTCCATTGTAAGCGGATGGGGTGTCCACCACAGTAAATGTTGTCATTTTTGTTACCCGCCGAGGCTCATGTCCCAAAGATAGAGGAAGGACAATCTGACCGAGCGGTGGGATGGCATGTCCTGCGAATCCATATAGAGGAGTAGAGATTGGCTCGAACTCAAATCCCTCCACCTTCATCTTATCCAAAGTGCTCTTGAACAGGATATTAACAgagcttccattatcaataaaGATTTGTGCCACATCGTAATTGGCAACGGTGGTCGTTaccaccaaggcatcgttatgAGAAGCCACAATGCCTCGGAGGTCATCCGGTCCAAAACTGATGACAGGATCCTGGGGTAGGTCCGCACCCCTAGATATTTCGAAattctccaacctcatcccatgCGCCTTTCGCGCTCGCCCGGAATCTCCATCAGTAGCACCCCacgagatcatatgaatcattcctctcgtAGGGTGGTTATCCTCATTCGTTCCCCTCCTCGGTTCGACGGGCTCCTGAAGGACATCTTGACCTCGACATTCACCTCTCTGCTCCCCGACCTCCTGATTCATCCACGGAGGGCCTTGACCACGTCTAGGGGACGGGCGAGACCTCGGTCGACTCCCAGATACGGATCCTTCTCGTCTGTACCGCGAAGGAAACCTAGCACTGCACTCAATCCTTCGTGATTTCTCCCACCTCCCCGCGAGCTCCCTCACCTCCATCACCTCATCACGACTTCTATCCCGGGGAACATGTGATGAGAATTGTCCTCTACTTCTAGTTTTGTCCTCCTCTCTTTCCCCCGCACCCCTCTTCCTTCCTCCTTTCTCCAATCCCTCAACTCTACTTCCTCCGGGCCGGCTCTCCATCCTTCTGTACCGTTGAGCATCTTCTAAGTTTATATATTTCTCAGCTCGAGCCAACAAATCATCATAGCTCGACGGAGGCTTCTTGACCAACGACTTAAAAAACTCTCCTCCCCTCAGTCCTTGTGTAAAGGCACTTATCATGGTGTCAGGGGTAGCCGCTGGTATCTCTAGGGCTGCATTGTTGAAGCGCTGGACAAACTCCCGCAAAGTTTCAGCCTCTTGCTGTTTCATCACAAACAGACTCAAATAGTTCTTTTGATGCCTCTTGCTGCTAGCAAATCGGTGCAAGAAGGCTGCAGAGAAATCCTCGAACGACTGTATGGAGTTGGGTTGCAGGGTGTTAAACCACTGCTGGGCTGACCTCACCAACGTGCCCAGAAAAACCCTACACCTGACTCCATCTGAATATTGGTGCAACAGAGCCGCATTTTCAAATCTCCCCAAGTGTTCTTCGGGGTCTGTATGTCCGTCATATTCTCCAACGTTTGATTGTCGGAAATTCGGAGGAAGCCCCTCTTCCAAGATGGCTAGTGAAAAAGGGCTCCCTCTCTTGGGTGCTGGCGCTCTGCTTCCCAACTGATGCCTCAACATCTGTATTTCCTTCCACATTTCTCTCATCTCACCACTCTCCCCACTTTGGTGGGGCTGTGTCTCTTCAACTCTGCTCTGGTGGCCCTCAGGATTTTCCTCTTGCTCTTGGCGAGTGGCTTGCTCTTCAGCAAACATAGATTCTTGGTTCCTCTTCATAGCCTCATCCACTGTTCGAGTGATAAAATGGCCCAACTGCTCCagggtcaagttccccacattTTCAGTAGGACGGGGTTGCTCGACCCTGTTCTCTTGACGAGGCTGTTCTGTTCTCGCCTCCTGATGGGGTTGTTCCTGCCTCGCCTCAGCATGAGACTGTTCAGGTCCCCTCTGAGGACGCGACGTTGCTGAGTTAGCTCTTCTACTCCCTCTCTTCCCTAGcatctctacgtctcaactcaaatgttcccacagacggcgccaagtgatactcacgggaaatctagggtccgatcccaacgagcgtcactagttcaggcgtgggctttaagatgaccctgagcctgaaatcaagaaaaagaccgttaagagggggccaggagggtgtcctggcgtagcccctccgacgctcaagtcagtgactgaggatatatggggggagcagctaagggtgctgctgaaaacaatattgaATGAAAtatcatacgctcaaacctggtatttataggagaatacctgggcttGTCATGGGCCATTCACCTGTGGGTCTTAGAGATGGGCCGGGAGTTTGGGCCAGATCTTGATGGGTTCATCCCTAGGTATcagagtctaaagactcaacatgcataaaccgtgaataacaaataatacataataaaaaagATTCATGCAATTTAAACATAACTCGTGCATAGCATAACTTAAGCATAAATATGTATAACGCGACTTTTCtgcataaacatttttataaaaatcatatttttgtgCTCTTCGTAGTAATCGTAATCGTAAATCATTTTATGTTCaatgcaagtggcccataaaTAAATCGTTTGATCAAACTAAACAATAGTACTGGGCTTGCAGGTATCACCACagtccttggactggatgtccatTCCCTAACATAACATAATTCCTCCGAAGAGGTTGGAGATTTGGCCACAAGACAAATCACAAAcctcaaaaatatttattttgcacgtcatacatacttatgAATGTCTTGAACCTTCTTGGATTGTCCTTGGACATATGCCCTAACACACTAAAATTTATATCCAAAACAGCCCTTAAGACGCATTTGGATACATACAACTCTCGAATTAAATAGAACTACTTAGGACGTACCAATCGACTTCGGACTAAAACCATACGTAAAACACATCCTAACCTAATGCCCAAGGCCCTAAACCAGCCTCGAACCATAATCGCACCCCGTACCATGCACAATGAAAAATATAGACACAAGCTTCCCAAAGAGTGACGCTATGACACCTATGCATTCCATTTGACTTCCTAGCTATTCTAACTCAAACCAAATCCGAACCAAACACTAGACTCGAACCTTAGATATCACTTAAGCCTCTGATCCAACCCATTATATACCATAATGCACCACAGCCCATTAAACCACAAAACAATGTGAGCCCTAGTCATGCCTAAGCCCTACGCGTGCAAGCTGATATTCACGACTCCAGCAGGTATTTCCACCCAACCGGTTCCTAACCAACCCATACTAGGCCTACCCAGGGACCCTAATACCCCTCCTAGACCCTATCCATGAGCCCTGGCCCAGCCTAGGAAGCAAACCCGTGCACAAACTCGCGATCGGCCTTCAATCACGCGTGAAGCTTCCTTCGCCTCTTACTGCACCAGCGGCCTAACAGTCCATCGTGGACCACTTAATGACACCTAAACACATCTCTTAACATGAACATACGTAGCAGCAAGCCATAGGATCGGTCCAGTGAAGAGGGCGATTAAAAACTCGAAAAAACGTAGAAGGTCACGTATATTTCGTATCCAAGAATAGTTTTGGTATCGTTCTAACGTACATATGATCAAACTAACAAGTTTTCATGCATAATTTGTATCAAAATACAATATATAACAAGATTGATGCATATAAGAaaggtttaaaaatacatttgcGTTAAAACACACGATACATTGACAAACGAACACTGAGAAGAACGGAGGCCGAATAGGACGATTTTCTATATTAATAGCCTGAAAAGTGACTAAATTTACCATGGATGGTAGTGTGATGATCGGGTAAGCTTGCTGATGGaataaaattgaaaacaataCAAGCCCTTAGGTTGGAAACTCACGGCCAATTGTGTTAAAATATTGTGTGTTAGTGTGTGttttgtgtgtgttgtgtgtgtgcgtgagtgaTTGAAGGTTTTCGGGTATGACTATAccttatatttaaagaaaataatagctagttaattaagttaattaatcACATTTTAAATTACTAATTAAGCCCTCCAGCTTTTTAAAGTTTGAGAAATTAAGGGTCCTACAATTTTTAAACTATACTTATAATTAAATACtaactaatttaattaattaaataataaaaacaattattaaaatatcGTATTTCGAGTAGTCGTATTTAAATAtcttattttttgaaatattctgATTAAAATACTTAACAACGTCTTTATTTTATtcgataaattaaatttagcacTTAAAtgctaaaatttaaaaaatattttaaatacttaatttttcggcttaaataaaaatataactttaaatatttaacaCCTTAATCGTCTTAGGTCTCCTATCCCGGTTCGGCATCGAATATTCGTGTGAAGGATAAAActtgagaaaacattttaaagtatacatatatttaaaataatttaacacatAGCATTCGTTACTtagatttttaattaaataaatatattaacaaTTATTTATGCGGTTCATGTGTACTAGTTTTTGGGCACGACAATTCCTTTCTCCCTTAAATAAATTTCGTTCTCGAAATTAAGGCTTACCAAACAACTCTGGGTAACGATTCTTTATGTcggattcagtctcccaagtagcttgcTCATCAGTATagttcagccacttgaccttgaccaacTTGGTACTTTGTTCCGTAGTCTCCTCTCCTGTCGATCTAAAATCTGAATAGGTCTCCCCTCATATGACAAGTTCGGTAATAGATGTAACGTCTTGAAGCTCAGTACATATGAATGATTCTCTATGTACTTTCTTAGGATAAaaatatggaacacattgtgaacacatGCAAGATTCGGTGGCAGTGCTACTCGATAGGTTAATTTCCCAACTttctcgaggatctcaaatgatCCTATAAATATCGCACTtaattttcctttcttcccaaatctaaaaacacctttcataggtgttACTTTTACGAAGACATGGTTTCCTACGGCAAACTCAAAGTCCCCCCTTCTCTTGTCAAATTACCTCTTTTGacgactctgagcagtcttcatcatGTCCCGAATTTTGACTACTATATATACAGTCTGCTGAACAAACTCTGGACCAAGTTTTGATCTTTCTCTAACCTCATCTCAGTGAATATGCGATCTGCACTTTCTTCCATATATTGCCTCGTAGGAAGCCATACCTATATATATGACtgaaaattgttgtttgataaacataaaaattgtacattaattaaatgttttataatataaatatatagtttttgttttattgaatgtttaaatattatatgttttataataaattgtataaaatataagttgttgtgtaattacaagtttttactattttttacaggttcgataaaacaagaataaacttggagtttcaaatgggattaagatgattcttggacatgtagaaagttgatgttaatatctacaatattgatggcaagcagagataaaaatcttctcacaagtaggatcaaattaagcaacaaataaagttaccaaaagagtggcagttttaccaagctctagtattttgaccatatctctcaaattacttggtcaaatggtttgaaaaaaatacgacaattagacaactcaattatccacatgtttctttttatgtgaagaagcaaattcggagaagaagattttcaaaagtgatgtgtaatataatataatatcttggaacaccaatgaagacttttgtgtaaaaaaataatattttatttgtggttgtctccccaaatttggctataaataggggtgcattgtaatgtattgagatatccctcattctatgaacaaacctttgagttcataatatttctctctatatttttcctttatttcttcatttaaatataattagcatgataatttcttattcaaagttttacactttgaataatgaatagctaacttcctaaagttgagatgaaaaggtgaaactcttggcatgataataaggttactaaaaggtaagaatctatgttttatattatttaatcattatttattgtttatgttatatttatttctttaagtatttttataccctacttataagtgggagttttgatttattgttgctatatgttacactaaattcttgtaaccatttaaatgttagtttgatattaccaactatttaaagtggatgtcttgatttattatatatgaatatattataatattaatttcttggtaccatttaaatgttagtttggttttaccaaccatttaaagtggcaaccttgatttactatatataaatatatcataatattaatttcttggtaccatttaaatgttattttggttttaccaaccatttaaagtgagaaccttgatttagtgtttacaaatatatatagcacaataaatacttgaccacatttataagttttggtatatattatatacttataagataataatatataacataatataaatatgattatttaatatattgaaccattttattaagtggatttcaatattgttcgttaatgttaactttattaaaataccaagagtggatcttttaatctcaactacttaaattaaaatttgaacaattaaaatttacccattaaagattcaaacaattaaaattaaaaagaaacaaaaacaaaacaaaacaaaacaaaaaacattgtagtggacttgtaattactttagcttccctgtggatacgatatcggactcaccgaattatactacttgtggacaacctgctcttgggagtgcaacaatcagagtcgcaacaagtttttggcgtcgttgccggggaagtataatttaatttcaagtctatttaatttactttatagtttatttttctttatttgaatttttattgcttttgtgtgtttttattcttttgcatttgcatttgcctttgcatgagcatttggtcacgtacacttagtggtcgactcattcgaaataaccctttatttttacaaaacatggcggaagaacccatccaagaaaatgaagatgaaattcaatctcaacatgatcatgatagacgaagaacatttagagatcacatgaatcctacacgtactagtgcaccttcatgtctagtttttgccctcgatgcatctcatttcaattttaagcctggtattatccaacttttacccaactttcatggcttagattctgaaaatccatacatgcatttacgagagtttgaagaattgtacaacacatataatgatctaaattgtagcatgaacaccattcgacttaagctttttcctttttctttaaaagataaagctaaaacttgtctacaaaatcttagatcgggatccattcgaacttgggatgaattgcaacaacaatttttgaaaaagttttttccatcgcatagaacaaattctttcaaaaggcaaatcatcactttcactcaaaaacaaggagaaactttttatcagtgttgggatagatacaaagaattgcttaatctttgtccacatcatggttttgaaatttggagggttgtttctcaattttatgaaagcttaacacctaaagataggcaaatggttgaatttatgtgtaatggaacatttgaagataaagatccaaacgaggcaattgagtatctcgattcattagctgaaaatgctcaaaattaggacactataggtacaatcgaaccatcaaacaagattcaatctcctacatctggtggaggtatgtacactctcaaagatgaatatgatcttcaagctatatttacctctttggcaagaatagttgaggcacttgaattgaaaaagaatggtcaattaaaatctgttcaagaaattgtgtgtcacatctgtgatacaagtgatcattttacaaaagattgtcccattttgccctcttttaaagaatgtctccatgaacaagccaatgttttaaACAATTTCAAacggccaaattttgaaccattttctcaaaattacaatccaggttggagaaatcatccaaattttagttggaggaatgataatgctgcacaatttccgcaaccacattttcaaaatcaacaaaattttcaaaattatgcacctccgcctaaaaggaatttggaagatttattgaattctttcattgcaaagtaagagtctatcaatactcaaactgctcaaaccatgacagatttgaaagatactcttgctaaatttgcatctgcacttaattttcatgaaaaaggtaaatttccttcacaacctttgcctaatcccaaggatcatcattcacaaactggaacttctggaactcaaccgatggatcatgtaaaatctgttattacccttcgaagtgatatggttgtggaaaaatccattcttgaaccttgtgaagatgatgataaatcaacttcaaagggtaaggaagtggaacccataattTGCGAAGatgaggttcaacagacagtgtcaccaccattccctcatgcattgaaaaatacaaaaaatcaaatttgaattctgatatatatgatatttttaaacaagtaaaagttaatattcatttattagatgcaataaaacagataccatcatatgccaaatttttgaaagacttgtgcactgtgaaaagaaaattgaatgtgaaaaagaaagcatttttagccgaacaagtaagtgcaatcattcaaagtaATAATAcattgaaatacaaagacccaaGTTAtcctactatttcttgtattattggagaacgaaaaatttaaaaagcattgcttgaccttggagtgtagtatcccgatgcctaatttgagttaattattggattaattatatttcggtgggatcggaaggaccgaacagagttcggatcgtccgaagagggttcgaatcgtccgaagacaggtggctggacacgtggaagacatgcagagttcggatcgtccgatcagggttcggatcgtccgaagacaggtgtctggacacgtggaagacatgcagggttcggatcgtccgataagggttcggaaggtccgaagtgtacagtggatcgaatcgtccgaagtggattggatcgtccgatcgttgtctataaatagaggcgcgaggcttcatttgttactcgccaattccgagtgttccagagcgttttagtcgtttctgatgggtttctagtcttttcccgaggtttaggcactagcggggagctactggttttgtagcggagctgtgctctagttgggagctagcggcatcagtgggctgactacggacgcagacttgattctaggactgattgctaggatctactggtttgaggtctcaggttggacggtccaggagggagtggacagggagctggcagaggttgacctgtagttgttggtatttgttcttggtatttagttcgatctggttgtttaagtattttgtacttacagattcgattgggttgtattactgtttttccgctgtttacctgattcagttttaaatgttaattttgcatgcttaagttctgattagtaggtgattctggaacgggtcactacatggagctagtgtgaatttacttccatattcagtttataaagaactcaatctaggcgagttgaaacctacttcggtaacacttttacttgctgatagatctgttataGTGCCAAGAGGTaaggtagaagacgtgttggtccaagttgataactttgtatatcctgtcgatttcatagttttagatacacaacctattgaagcttgtaatgcaattcctgtaattttaggtcgtccatttttagcaacttctcatgctcttataaattgcaggaatgaaataatgaagttgtcatttggtaacatgaccttggagcttaatgtttttaatctttgtaagcaaccacatgacaaaggagatgaaagtgaagatgaataTCTTATTGCAACTCTTGTGAAAGAAAACATTCAaaaagggagtactcgtgatcaattagatatttgttcaattgaaactatTAAAGAAagtattgaaattgatcttgatgattttatcaggtatcactcgttaccaggatcagagaaagaatttgatgcaaaatatgaaaacaaagacgaaccacccatattggagttaaaacccttgccagaagaattgaagtatgcatttcttggagaagatgaaacatatccggtggtaatttcttccaaactatcaagtaatcaagaaggtaaattagttgatatgcttaaaagacataaaaatgcaattggttggacaataaaagatctcaagggcattaatccactaatttgcactcacaaaattcacttagaagaaaatgctaaaacatctcaacaaccacaaaggagattaaatccacacatgaaagatgttgtgaaaactgaagttctcaaactactcgatgttgggattatctaccctatttctgatagtaagtgggtaagccaaacacaagtagttccaaaaaaatatgCCATCagagtgataaaaaatgaaaaaggtgatttgttaacaagtcgagtcccatctagttggcggatgtgtattgattatagaaaattaaatgacgccactagaaaagatcatttttcattaccatttttggatcaaattttagaaagagtagcaggtcatccatactactgttttcttgatggatattcaggttattatcaaattcccattgcacacgaagatcaagaaaaaactacattcacatgtccttttggaacatttgcatttagaaggatgccatttggattatgcaatgccccagcaacatttcaaatatgtatgctaagcattttttgcgacatggttgaaaattgtttggaaattttcatggatgatttaactgtctttgggaatacatttgataattgtcttgaaaatttggaaaaagttttaaaaagatgcgaggaaaaaagtcttattttaaattgggaaaaatgtcattacatgattacttctggaattgttttgggacatgtcgtgtcatctcatggaattgaagttgataaagcaaaagttgatgtcattgccaatttaccccctccaaaaaccattaaagaaattcgctcatttttgggacatgttggattttataggaggtttataaggactttagtttaatctctaaacccatttgtaacctcttaacaaaagacactgcatttgagtggactcaagaatgtcaaaatgcttttgataaaatcattcgacatttaacatcagctcctatcatgcaacctcctgactggtctttaccatttgaaatcatgtgcgatgcgagtgattatgcagtcgatgcagtactgggtcaaagaagaaacggtaagcggtaagccttatgtgatatattatgcaagtagaactttaaacaatgctcaaatgaactccacaactgaaaaagaactacttgctgtaatatttgcattagataaatttcgttcttatttgattggatcaaggACTATtatgtttactgatcattctgttattagatatttgttgaccaaacaggatgcaaagccacgactgacgatggattttgttgctccaagaatttgacattgtgatcaaagataaaaaaggaaccgagaatgtcgtagccgatcatttatcgagactagtaacaggatcatcttgtgaaatgacaccaattaacgatgattttcctgatgaacatatattttcagttactactacaccttggtttgctaacatagtaaattttcttgtgacaggaaaaatgccaccgcaatggagttcccaagataaaagaaaatttttgaatgaggtaaaaaacttttattgggatgatccgtatctgttcaagtattgtccagatcaaatttttcgacgttgcatgcccgacaatgaggt
It encodes:
- the LOC140840432 gene encoding uncharacterized protein, which gives rise to MLGKRGSRRANSATSRPQRGPEQSHAEARQEQPHQEARTEQPRQENRVEQPRPTENVGNLTLEQLGHFITRTVDEAMKRNQESMFAEEQATRQEQEENPEGHQSRVEETQPHQSGESGEMREMWKEIQMLRHQLGSRAPAPKRGSPFSLAILEEGLPPNFRQSNVGEYDGHTDPEEHLGRFENAALLHQYSDGVRCRVFLGTLVRSAQQWFNTLQPNSIQSFEDFSAAFLHRFASSKRHQKNYLSLFVMKQQEAETLREFVQRFNNAALEIPAATPDTMISAFTQGLRGGEFFKSLVKKPPSSYDDLLARAEKYINLEDAQRYRRMESRPGGSRVEGLEKGGRKRGAGEREEDKTRSRGQFSSHVPRDRSRDEVMEVRELAGRWEKSRRIECSARFPSRYRREGSVSGSRPRSRPSPRRGQGPPWMNQEVGEQRGECRGQDVLQEPVEPRRGTNEDNHPTRGMIHMISWGATDGDSGRARKAHGMRLENFEISRGADLPQDPVISFGPDDLRGIVASHNDALVVTTTVANYDVAQIFIDNGSSVNILFKSTLDKMKVEGFEFEPISTPLYGFAGHAIPPLGQIVLPLSLGHEPRRVTKMTTFTVVDTPSAYNGILGRPALKEFRAVVSTYHQKLKFPVGKEVGVLCGGQRAARRCYEGIVREEGKRARVEVHMIKRGKSE